The Aureimonas mangrovi genome contains the following window.
GCATGGCCGATCGCGCTCGCGAGGAGGCCGCCCGCACGATCGAGGCGCTGCGCCCGCATCTGGAGGCCGGCAAGGTGGTGGTGGGGCTGGAGCCCTCCTGCATCCTCACCTTCCGCGACGAGTTCCCCGCGCTCGTGCCGGGCGAGGACGCCCGCCGGCTCGCCGCGCGCTCCTTTCTGTTCGAGGAATTTCTCGCTGCCGAGGCCAAGGCCGGGCGCTTGTCGATCCCGTTCGACGAGGCGCCGCGCAAGGTCATGCTGCACGGCCACTGCCACCAGAAGGCTTTCGGTGCGATGCCGGCGGTGGAAGCCGCTTTGCGCCTCGTGCCGGGGCTCGACCTCACGGTGATCGAATCGTCCTGTTGCGGAATGGCGGGTGCTTTCGGCTACGATGCGGAGACGATCGACGTCTCGCGCGCGATGGGCGAGCTCTCTCTTCTGCCGGCCGTGCGCGCGGCGCCGGCCGACACGATCCTGGCGGCGGACGGCACGTCCTGCCGCCACCAGATCGCGGACGGAAGCGGGCGCGAAGCCCGGCACGTGGCGCAGATCCTCGCGGACGCGCTGAGGGAGGACGAGCCCGCATGAGCCTTGCAGAGCCGATCGGAAAGATCGCGCGCCCCGCGCTTTCGGTGGAGATCACCGATCGCCTGCGCGCGATGATCATGGAGGGCGAGCTCGCGGAGGGCGAGAAGGTGCCGGAGCGCCGGTTGACCGAGCTCTTCGCGGTCTCGCGCACGCCGCTGCGCGAGGCGATCAAGGTTCTCGCGCACGAGGGCTTCGTGACCCTCGTTCCCAATCGCGGCGCGGTGGTCGCGCCGCAGAGCCTGCGCGAGGTCGAGGAGCTGATGCCGATCGTCGCCGCGCTCGAGGGCGCGGCGGGGGAACTCGCCGCCGAGGCCGCGAGCGCGTCCGAAATCGAGGCGATCGGCGAAATGACGCGCGCGCTGCGCACAGCCTTCGAGGCGGGCGACCGGCCGGCCTATTTCGACCTCAACCAGCGCATCCACGCCGCCATCATCGCCGCGGCGCGCAACCCGACGCTCGCGCGCACGCACGCAACGCTCGCCCAGCGCGTCTACCGCGCGCGCTATCAGGCGAACCTTTCATCCGAGCGGTGGCGCGAGGCGACCGAAGAACACGAAGCCATCGCCGTCTCCCTCGCTTCGCGAGATGCGGCCCGGCTCGGCGCGGCGCTGCGCGCGCACCTGACGCACAAGCTGCGCTCGCTGCGCGTGGTGCTCGGCTGAAAGGTCAGGCACCGCTCCAGCGGGGACTGCGCTTGGCGAGGAAGGCGGCGACGCCCTCGCGGAAATCGGCGCTGCCGTAGACGCGCGAGACGATGTCCTCGTCGGGCGGCGCGGCGGATCGCAGCCGGCGGAAGGTTTCGCGTGTGGCCGCGACGGTGAGCGGCGCGGCATCGCGCAGCCGCCCGACGCATTTCTCCAGTTCGCCCTCCAGCTCCTCCGGCAAAACGCACGCGAAGGCGAAGCCGAGGCGGTGAGCCGCCTCCCCGTCGATCATCTGCGACAGGATCAAAAGCGCCTTTGCCGGCCCTTCGCCGAGCGCGCGCACCAGCCGGGCGACGTTGCCGGCCGACAGGCAGTTGCCCACCGTGCGCGCGATCGGCACGCCGAAGCGGGCGCGCGGCGTCACGAGACGCAGATCGCAGGCCGCCGCGATAGCGAGGCCGCCCCCCACCGCCGCGCCGTCGATCACCGCGAGCGTCGGCGCCGGCAGCGCCTCGATGCGCGCCAGCGCCTCGTCGATCCGCCGCTCGTAGGCGACGCCATCGCTGCCGTCCGAGAAGGCGGTGAACTCGGAGATGTCGGTTCCCGCGACGAAGGCGCCGCCCGCCCCGCGCAGGACGATGGCCGAGAGATCGCGACGGCCGCCAAGCTCTTCGCAGATCTCGGCCAGCCGCCCGTACATGGCGAAGGTCATGGCGTTGCGCGCCGCCGGCCGGTCGAAGACGATCGTGGCGACGCCGTCCTCGACGCGAAGCTGGACATCGCCCGCCGGGCTCCCCGCGTCAGGCATCTTCGGACGCCCCCTGCCGAGCGAGGCCGATCTCGGCGAGGATTTCCTCGCGGTGCTCGTCGAGAAGCGGCGGGTGGCGGCGCACCTCCTGCGGCGTGCCCATGAGCTTCACCGGGAAGCCGATATTGTTGACGCGCCCCTCCACCGGATGGTCGATCGGCATCACCATGCCCCGCGCCTGCGCATGCTCATTGCCGAGCGCCTCGGCGTAATCGAGGATCGGGCCGGCCGGAATGCCGGCCGCCAGCAGCGTCTCCACCCACTCCTCGCGCGTGCGGGTGCGGAAGCTCTTTTCGAGTTCCACGATCAGCGCCTCGCGATGTTCCAGGCGCTTGGCGTTGGTCACGTAGTCGGGGTGGTCGACGAGGTCCGGCCGTTCCAGAAGCGCGCAGAGCTTGCCGAAGGCGCGGTCGTTGTTGGCGCCGAAGACGAAATGCCCGTCGCTCGCCTGCACCGCCTGATAGGGCGCCGCCATGCGGTTGCCTGTGCCGATGCGGCCCGGAATACGGCCCGTGCCCCAGTAGTCGCAGATGTCCCACACGGCGAAGGAGAGGCCCGCCTCGTAAAGCGAGGCGTCGATATACTGACCCTCGCCGCTCTTCTCGCGCCCGATATAGGCCGAAAGGACGGCGTAGACGGTGAAGAGCGAGCAGCCGATATCGGCGACGGGCGCGCCGGCCTTCGTCGGCGGGCTGTCCGGATGGCCGGTGATCGACATGACGCCGCAGGCGGCCTGCGCCATCAGGTCGAAGCCCGGCCG
Protein-coding sequences here:
- a CDS encoding GntR family transcriptional regulator, giving the protein MSLAEPIGKIARPALSVEITDRLRAMIMEGELAEGEKVPERRLTELFAVSRTPLREAIKVLAHEGFVTLVPNRGAVVAPQSLREVEELMPIVAALEGAAGELAAEAASASEIEAIGEMTRALRTAFEAGDRPAYFDLNQRIHAAIIAAARNPTLARTHATLAQRVYRARYQANLSSERWREATEEHEAIAVSLASRDAARLGAALRAHLTHKLRSLRVVLG
- a CDS encoding enoyl-CoA hydratase; this encodes MPDAGSPAGDVQLRVEDGVATIVFDRPAARNAMTFAMYGRLAEICEELGGRRDLSAIVLRGAGGAFVAGTDISEFTAFSDGSDGVAYERRIDEALARIEALPAPTLAVIDGAAVGGGLAIAAACDLRLVTPRARFGVPIARTVGNCLSAGNVARLVRALGEGPAKALLILSQMIDGEAAHRLGFAFACVLPEELEGELEKCVGRLRDAAPLTVAATRETFRRLRSAAPPDEDIVSRVYGSADFREGVAAFLAKRSPRWSGA
- a CDS encoding CaiB/BaiF CoA transferase family protein, producing MTEPARKLPLEGIRVIDVSQVMAGPFACMLLGDLGADVIKVEPPTGDQTRSSMGFKMKGDDSLGFIAMNRNKRSIVIDLKSEEGRETYLKLVETADVVIENYRPGALSRLGVGYDVVSKINPKIIYASISGFGQSGPWWERPGFDLMAQAACGVMSITGHPDSPPTKAGAPVADIGCSLFTVYAVLSAYIGREKSGEGQYIDASLYEAGLSFAVWDICDYWGTGRIPGRIGTGNRMAAPYQAVQASDGHFVFGANNDRAFGKLCALLERPDLVDHPDYVTNAKRLEHREALIVELEKSFRTRTREEWVETLLAAGIPAGPILDYAEALGNEHAQARGMVMPIDHPVEGRVNNIGFPVKLMGTPQEVRRHPPLLDEHREEILAEIGLARQGASEDA